The bacterium nucleotide sequence AATGGCTCTCTCTTGGGTTTTTTTGATATGAATGCAAAGATGAAGAAAATACATCAATTGACGGAACAGTATGTTCTTAAAACTTATGGTCGACAGAGTTTTGTGGCGACTCATGGGAAGGGTTGTTATTTGTTTGGGGCGGATGGCAAAAAGTATCTTGATTTTGTTTCGGGTATTGCTGTGAATGGTTTAGGCCATAACCATCCTAAGATCACTAAAGTTATTACGTCTCAGGCTAAAAAGATTCTTCATTGTTCTAATCTCTATCATATTCCCGAACAAGCTCTTTTGGCCGAAAAACTCTGTAAGCTGACGGGCTTATCCAAAGCTTTCTTTTGTAATTCCGGGGCAGAATCGGTGGAGTCGGCTCTTAAGCTCGCTCGTTACTGGGGAACACATTCGGGAAATTCTGATAAATACGAAGTGATATCCTTTAGCCAATCTTTTCATGGCCGGACGATGGGTGCTTTAAGTGCGACGGCGCAAAAGAAATACCAGGAAGGTTTTGGCCCGCTAGTGCCGGGCTTTAAAGTGGCCACTTTAAATGATATTGAAAGTGTTAAAGCTCAGATAAGTGCGAACACCTGTGCCATTCTTGTAGAACCCATACAGGGTGAAGGCGGTGTGAATTTATGTACGAAAGAATTCTTACAAAGCCTGCGCTCGTTGTGTGATGCAAATAAGATACTTTTAATTTTTGATGAAGTGCAAACGGGCGCTGGACGGACAGGATATTTTACCGCTTCAGAATATTTTGGTGTAAAGCCCGATATCATGACCATTGCTAAAGCCTTAGGTAGTGGTGTTCCCATTGGTGTTTGTTTGGTGAATGATATCGTTGCCTCTATTGCCAAGCCTGGCATTCATGCTTCCACCTTTGGCGGTAATGCGCTCTCCGCCGCTGTAGCTTTGGAAACCGTCAATATCGTTTCGGCCAAAACTTTTTTAAAGGATGTTCGGAAAAGATCTGATTTTTTAATGGAAGCTCTTCGCACGATGGCTGGTAAGTATGATGTGATTAAAGAAGTGAGAGGGGCGGGTCTGATGATTGGTGTGGAACTTCACTCTGAAGATGGGCCGCGCATTCAGGAGTATTGTTTTTCTAAAGGTATTTTAATCAATATCATTCAAAATAAAATCATCCGTTTGGTGCCGGCGCTGATTGTTTCTCAAAAACAAGTGGAAGAGGTTCTTTCCGTTTTGGATGAAGCTTTTGAAAATTTAGGAAAGGCCGCTGCATGAAACGCGATGTTTTAGTACTCCGTGATTTAACTGCA carries:
- a CDS encoding aspartate aminotransferase family protein, whose product is MNAKMKKIHQLTEQYVLKTYGRQSFVATHGKGCYLFGADGKKYLDFVSGIAVNGLGHNHPKITKVITSQAKKILHCSNLYHIPEQALLAEKLCKLTGLSKAFFCNSGAESVESALKLARYWGTHSGNSDKYEVISFSQSFHGRTMGALSATAQKKYQEGFGPLVPGFKVATLNDIESVKAQISANTCAILVEPIQGEGGVNLCTKEFLQSLRSLCDANKILLIFDEVQTGAGRTGYFTASEYFGVKPDIMTIAKALGSGVPIGVCLVNDIVASIAKPGIHASTFGGNALSAAVALETVNIVSAKTFLKDVRKRSDFLMEALRTMAGKYDVIKEVRGAGLMIGVELHSEDGPRIQEYCFSKGILINIIQNKIIRLVPALIVSQKQVEEVLSVLDEAFENLGKAAA